aataataataataataataataataataataataattttaacaATGAATTTAACTCTAAGGaccatttatataaaaaaaataactttaggGATCATTTATATAAATTACCTTGATGTCTTAATAATAGAGATATGACTCTTCATATTATCATATATCAACGTCCTTAGTAATAGTGAATTGCCCTTAGTAATAATTCTTGCTCTTAATAATAGTTCTTGTCTTTTTGATAATTAATATGGACTATTTCTTTTTTTGTTCGGACTACCCctgtattatttttttctttttcgttcGGACTAATCatgtattttttttgttctttttcgtTCGGACTAACCATGTATTTTTTTGTTCTATGATTATAAAGCATAGACCCTATTATTGTTTTTctcttttctcttttattttaattttaaaagttattATTAATGCATACAAAAATCACTACAAGAAATGAAGTAGGATGCTTGCTATATACTACAAATTGAAAATACAAGGCTTTATCTTCTTGCATTTAGCCCATCAAATTCAAACCACTAGAGATAGATTGAATCATAAACTAATGATACATGAATCATCATATGACAGGAAAAATCACAAGTAAAGTATTTATAAAGTTGTTAAATGTGCCAAAAACTTCAAACCCTTAAACCTATTTGACACATTTACCCCAAATCCCAAATATTTTTCTCTCAAAACATCATCATCTACACATGACCAAGTAAGTCCTCTTCCCAAACTCCCAATCCACATAAACCTCTCTGAAAATGGATTCACCAAGCTCCTATAAAACTCTTCTGCTTCTTCACACATAATTCCCTTAAAAAAAACAACACACTTACATCAACACaaaaccaactaaaacaagtaaccatggagtaaaaaaaaaaaaaaagacttactTCTGCCATGGATGTGATCTTGAGTGAAACATCATTGCTAAGAATGATAACCTTTCTATCTTTACTTTCTTTGCATAACTGAATAGCAGTTTCAAGAACTTTAATTTCTGTTTCAATTTCATCATCTTCCATGTGAATCCACCATTTTGTAGTCATCATACATTCATCAATCCATTTCAATGCTAAAGAAACCTTTTTTGTAGTTATGTTGAACAAATCATGATCATGTTGCCTCTTTATTTCCTTTAGTTCCTTTAACACTGATTGAAGAAAAGTGTTAGTAGATTTATATGACAATAACATGATAATCTTATATGTTATTTACCGATTTTGGGTATGAAAAGTTGAGTCCCTTTGAGGCCTTGTAGGAGTTTCAAATGCTTTAAAGACTCTTTGTGAAGAAGGGTATTAGTGTCTAGTATCATATTCCATCTTTTCTTTTCCCCTCCCTGAAAAGAGCCAATTACTAAGGGTAAATTATAAATAATGATATGATATGAAAGTAAAAGTAAACTTACATTAGATGAATCAATGCCCttttcatcatcatactctgacACATCAAAAATGTCTTTTCTACCCTCACTGACAGCTTCCTTCAACATTGCACAGATGTTTGATCCTTTACATTCATCTTCCTTCCATTTTCTCAAAGATTTCATTAAACAAACATTGGGATCCTTGTTCTCTTTATCTGGTGTAAAAAACTCCAATTCCTTTCCATTTAAACTATCAAAAAGAGTCCTTGAATTTTCTTTGGCTCTTGATATTTCTGGAGTAAAACTTGTTTCTTGATCCATGTCTGTTTCATCCAAAAGGGCCAAAAAATTCGATTCTTTCTTCATAATTTCATGATTTCCTGATTCAAATCTAACACCCATATCTACATCTTGTCTTGAAATGAATGATGTGCAAAGAACCATAGAATCTGATTCATCAGTGCATATATTAATCTCATTGCCTTTTTctatttcttcttcttcatgGGTTTCAATAGCATCAAAAAGAGCCACAGAAAGATCTTCTGGTTTGTTTATGCTATCAAAGATCTCTGTTTCAGATAAAGATTCAGAGACAACAATTGGGGCTTGAACTGACAGAATTGCAAAAATTTCATCACTTCCATTGTCTGTATCAAACTCATCAGCTTTTGAGTTGTTAAGCACAGAAAACTGTTCTTCATGGGATTGATTTTCTATTCCAGCTTTTGAGCTAAAGATTTCACCATTTTGGTTTCCTTTTTTAGATGGAGTCATGTGTTCTTCTACCTCAGTCTCATCACATGAAGAATTTAAGTAGTTTGGTGCTGAATATGTCGATGGGTTCAATTTCTCCAAGGAGGAATGAAGATTCGTGTTGGAAAATGAAAATTCCGAACTCTCCAAATCCTCATTAGAGGAATGTGTCTCAAGATCATACGAGCAACTTTCATCCTATataaatcaagaaaaagaaagaacaAACATAAAGAGGCAATTCATCGAACAGCTTGCAGGCAGACATATTTACGCATCACAATCGTGAACTTTAGATAATTTTAATCGAAAAGAGTAAGAATACTGATAGATACCTGTGTTTCTTCTTGTTTTCTGAAGGTGGGAGGCACGAATGGATCATTAACATCAAAAGCTTGGTTCAATGGGACCCAATGCAGCTCGTAAACCCTACTTGAACCACCCATCTTCACCGTGTCTCCCTCTTTCAGTTTCACGGAAACCCCTGGTTCAATTCTCTTCCCCGACACCCATGTTCCGTGAACTACGATTTTAACAATATCAAATAGATAGTAATGAATCATTTCCCCCAATCCCAATACAATATAGTCAAAGAAGATTAAACAATTTTACCTGATGATAGGTCAACTATTGAGAGCGTATGTGAAGACGGATTTGAGTGGATACGGAGATGATATCTGCTGATACTAGGGTGCTCCAGAGTAATGTTGCAATCTGGGTGTCGTCCAACAAGCAAAATTTCTTCATCGGAGTCCTGATTTATCGATGATGTTCCGGCTGCAGGTTGTTCGGTGGAGAAGGGAGGTGGTTTGCGTAAAAGAAAGATGTTCTTGAGGATGGAACCGTTCTTCAGTACAGTGAATGCCGGAGTTTTCTTCACCTGAATGTGGATCTCTTTGTCCTCATACATGGCTGGGTTCTTGAAAATTGAAATCAAAGAGACTGTGATAATGTTCTTCGTGTCTTCTTGAAATCAAAGAGAGTGTTGtatttttcaatgaaaatatTACCGTTGACGATGGTTTTGAAACGGCACAAATACATTATGAGAAGGGTTCATGAAGAATTTGAAATTCAAAATGGAGTAGGAATTGGTATCCTGCTTTGTCATCTTATTGAACATAGAAATGAGTTTGCCTTGTGTCTAtaccaataaaaaaaattatttcaccATTTTTACGTAATACACTTataaatattaattttatattGTATTTGCTTATTTAAATGTGCTCATTGTACATAATTACTTATTTTTGGGAGATGAAATCAACTTTCCAttaaagtctttttttttttaagaaattaaCAATAATCATTCTTAGGCGGTCGAACGGAGTAGGTTGACAAGACTCCTTAGCTCTGTTGTTGATGTGGCTTGATAAACACCTGAGGATGTTCAAAAGCCAATTGTGTCACCAAGGGAAAAGGTTGAGGTGGGCAAAGGAGAAGGCTAAGGTAGAGCTCGACGAGTGAACACTTGTTGTGATTCAATGTCTTTCAATAATATTTGAAAACCTTAGTTGTGACCTTTTCATCTTGCTGTTAAAAGAGAATATGTGAAATATGTTTGAATTTAAATTGGAAAACTTTGGAAATGAGATCGTGAATTTGTATATATTATTCATAGATTTGGTGGTCATGTTATTTtgtttgaaatattttattatgtgGAATAATATTGTAACTGATGGAGATAAATGCCCAAAGTCATAGCAAAGTCCGATAATATTACTATAAATAACAATGTCATTTTGGGTTACACTCAAGAACAAAAATGAAGCAGAtatgtaacactcataaaaatcatgcaaaatttaaactttttaaaacatttcaaaaccaataataattacaaaacttgttttcaaaatggtttagtgtcagagtatcccagaatcaaatcatgaaaatataaggaggtgcacgatcacgccttcgccttccaacgatcatcagaagtacctgaaacaaaatcaacaactataagcccgaagtttagtgagtttctccaaaataccaacgtcataaaatcataatcataatcatatcatataaacaaacaacatgtataatgagccttcagcctgactggaccgcctcgcaggcatTCAGTCTATCTTGACCGCTCCCCGAGCCTTCAACAagtctggaccgcctcgtagggccttcGACCTAACCggaccgcctcgcaaggccttcagtctatccggaccgccctgggtatgttggccttcagcacaaagcaggaccgcatCAACCCAACCcctaatcaaacaatcatgtgcacataaatatcatacgccaGCATGTATGTAACAGTCAAACTAATCTAACAGATAaataatcatagcaacatcctataaccaggataccaacctaaccggtcactaacatagcattatcctttttaccaggataccgacctaagcggtcactaagcatatcaccatcctaactactaggatgtAAATTAATAAACGTATCATGCAAATAACCTGGATACAATTCCATAAAGGGTCGACATTGGCGCCTTcaaccctgttagtatagtgaggacaactcacctcacaaatagCTCGGAAATGATAGTATCGAACTCCTCCAACTCCAACACCTACATCCACAAATGATCCAATTCCATAAATTCCcagattaccaaaataccccaagAAGTCAACCTGGTCCATTAtcggtcaaagttaaagtcaacggtcaaggtcaatagtccatgttgatccaactcgtcgagtgcagttcatt
The genomic region above belongs to Lactuca sativa cultivar Salinas chromosome 4, Lsat_Salinas_v11, whole genome shotgun sequence and contains:
- the LOC111890309 gene encoding FHA domain-containing protein PS1 encodes the protein MYEDKEIHIQVKKTPAFTVLKNGSILKNIFLLRKPPPFSTEQPAAGTSSINQDSDEEILLVGRHPDCNITLEHPSISRYHLRIHSNPSSHTLSIVDLSSVHGTWVSGKRIEPGVSVKLKEGDTVKMGGSSRVYELHWVPLNQAFDVNDPFVPPTFRKQEETQDESCSYDLETHSSNEDLESSEFSFSNTNLHSSLEKLNPSTYSAPNYLNSSCDETEVEEHMTPSKKGNQNGEIFSSKAGIENQSHEEQFSVLNNSKADEFDTDNGSDEIFAILSVQAPIVVSESLSETEIFDSINKPEDLSVALFDAIETHEEEEIEKGNEINICTDESDSMVLCTSFISRQDVDMGVRFESGNHEIMKKESNFLALLDETDMDQETSFTPEISRAKENSRTLFDSLNGKELEFFTPDKENKDPNVCLMKSLRKWKEDECKGSNICAMLKEAVSEGRKDIFDVSEYDDEKGIDSSNGGEKKRWNMILDTNTLLHKESLKHLKLLQGLKGTQLFIPKIVLKELKEIKRQHDHDLFNITTKKVSLALKWIDECMMTTKWWIHMEDDEIETEIKVLETAIQLCKESKDRKVIILSNDVSLKITSMAEGIMCEEAEEFYRSLVNPFSERFMWIGSLGRGLTWSCVDDDVLREKYLGFGVNVSNRFKGLKFLAHLTTL